The Microbulbifer sp. TB1203 nucleotide sequence GGACTTGTGGCCGCTGAACGCCAGTTACCACAGCGATCAGGATGGCGATGGCCTGCCCGGCGCATTCGAGCTGCAATATCAATTTCTCAGCGACGAATTCCCGCACGACGCCGTTGAGGATTTCGACGGCGATGGGCTCAGCAATCTTTCCGAGTTCGAAATAGGATCTGATCCGCAAGCTTCCGACTCGGATGCTGACGGTATTGCAGATGGCGAGGACTTTGCCCCGGTGGACAATCGCTATCGATTGGATGCGGACGGGGACGGCCTGCCCAATGAATGGGAGTTGGCCAACGGGCTGGACCAGTTTGGGGCCTGGGATGCCAACGATCCCTATATCGGAGACACTGACGGTTTGACTCCGCTGCAGGAGTTCAAATTGGGTACCGACCCGAATAGTGCCGATTCCGATGGCGACGGCGTCAATGACAACCTGGACCGCTATCCGCTTAGTCCGCTTTATAGCAGGGACAGCGACCGTGATTCCATGCCTGATTTTTGGGAGTCAAACTACGGCTTCAACCAATTCAGCGCGCTGGATGGCAGTGAAGACCCCGATGGGGATGGCGTCAGTAATCGCTACGAATTTGCTGGCGGCAGCAATCCCCTGGTTGACGACTAGCTGTGCTCAGGGGGCGCCGCCTATTTATCTATAGATAGGTGGCGCAGTCAGAATCAAATATAGCTAAAAAAACGAAATTAGCTGCAAGCATCTCCCATCACTTGGGCATTGTTGTTGCCTTTCTCATCGGGGATACCGAAAGAGACGGTTTGGCCTGGGCCAAAATTGTTATTTGGTGTCATCGCGTCCCCACACTGGCGTACCGTAAAGTAATCTTGTCAGAAGTTTTCGGAGTCGTCATATCTGAAAAACAGATTTTAAAGGTTGTGGCGACTTGTTTGCCATTGAATATTGAGGTCCGAGAGCCCGGCGAGATACTCGTCGAGGTCGATAAAGCCTATGCAGGGATGAGCGCCGGTATCGGTGGTTTCACCGCGGATCAACTTCTGGGTCATTAGAATGGCGGGGATGCAGGGAATATACAGGCCGTCGCCGTGCCGGGCCACGATTTCAAATAAGATCCGCCGTGTCTTTCCCTCGGCAGTTCTTCCGGTCAGTTCCATATAAAAGCCGCTGCCGTCGTCGCCGAAAATATCGAACAGCCTGGAAATTTTCAGAAGTTGCGGCGCCATCCTGGAAAGTGAAGGAAAGAGCCGAAGGCTCACCAGCCACGACATGGCTGCGAGGATCAGGTGAAGGAGTTTGAGTTCCAGGCCGGCGCGAAAGCGGATGGTTTTTAGCGACGGATAGCGTTTTGGGAAAAGATCCAGGTCAGGGATATCGCAATTTCCCAACGGCCGGCTCCCCAGGCCGTGGAACTTGCGAAAGCGCAAACCGAGCCATCCATAGACATCGCGCATCCTCCCCTCGATCAAGGTTTTGAATGGCTTTCCGGCGTAGCTCAGAACCGACAGGGTGGTGGCGAGTCCTCGATTGGTCAGCTGTGCGGTTGCAATCGCATATTCAATGCGCTCCAGTGTCCCAAATTCATCGATATATTGGTCGATGATGGCGGAGGATAGTGCTGGAACGGAACTGGCGCCGCTGCAAATAAGCAGTTTACGTTCCTTCGCCGCCCGGTCGAGTTCTGCGATACCGTTAACGAAATTCCGGCCATCGGCGAGATCGATATAGTGGCACCCATGGTCAATACAGGCTTTGGCAACTTTATAATCCTGCAGCTGATAAGGGCCAGAGGTATGGATCACGATATCCGGTGCAATCTGCTCCAGGCTGTCGGCCAAGCCCGAGGTGATATCAATCTGGGTTGCCTCGGGGGTATTGATCGCGTCGAGCTGACCAGCCAGGGCATGGGCCTTTTCCCGGTTCCTGCCGGCGATAATCAGTTGGACATCCGCGTTGCGC carries:
- a CDS encoding saccharopine dehydrogenase NADP-binding domain-containing protein, with the translated sequence MIQRVLIIGGYGNFGRFIAKRLARNADVQLIIAGRNREKAHALAGQLDAINTPEATQIDITSGLADSLEQIAPDIVIHTSGPYQLQDYKVAKACIDHGCHYIDLADGRNFVNGIAELDRAAKERKLLICSGASSVPALSSAIIDQYIDEFGTLERIEYAIATAQLTNRGLATTLSVLSYAGKPFKTLIEGRMRDVYGWLGLRFRKFHGLGSRPLGNCDIPDLDLFPKRYPSLKTIRFRAGLELKLLHLILAAMSWLVSLRLFPSLSRMAPQLLKISRLFDIFGDDGSGFYMELTGRTAEGKTRRILFEIVARHGDGLYIPCIPAILMTQKLIRGETTDTGAHPCIGFIDLDEYLAGLSDLNIQWQTSRHNL